A window of the Candidatus Polarisedimenticolia bacterium genome harbors these coding sequences:
- a CDS encoding site-2 protease family protein, protein MRNSGIDVEQELYPLNFSPPALSPRRRSSPILHLFLFLATILTMLLAGALKHAENTVSWDEIRRDPSLLSLGASYCFSALAILLAHEMGHYLACRHYRIDASLPYFIPGIPILGTFGAFIRIRDRITDRKALFDIGVAGPLAGFVVALPIFLYGMSRSHVVAASASGNGELSLGFPALFELAVPFFFSRIPDGSVLSLSPYLSAAWVGMLATSLNLLPAGQLDGGHICYALSRRLHSRASRVTLIGVILLGALHQAWVVWAVILLLLGDRHPPLLDERENLTGGRKVLAIVALLIFLLSFMPVPIQIGS, encoded by the coding sequence ATGCGCAACAGCGGAATCGACGTCGAACAGGAGCTGTATCCACTGAATTTCTCCCCGCCCGCGCTCTCGCCCCGCCGCCGCTCCAGCCCGATACTCCACCTCTTCTTGTTCCTGGCCACGATTCTCACCATGCTTCTTGCCGGCGCGCTGAAACACGCGGAGAACACCGTCTCTTGGGACGAGATTCGCCGCGATCCTTCTCTTCTGTCACTCGGGGCCTCCTACTGCTTCTCGGCTCTGGCGATCCTGCTGGCCCACGAGATGGGCCACTACCTTGCCTGTCGCCACTACCGCATCGACGCGAGCCTTCCCTACTTCATTCCCGGAATTCCGATCCTCGGGACTTTCGGCGCCTTCATTCGAATCCGCGATCGGATCACCGATCGGAAAGCCTTGTTCGACATCGGCGTGGCGGGCCCTCTGGCCGGCTTCGTGGTGGCTCTGCCGATTTTCCTATACGGCATGAGCCGCTCCCACGTCGTCGCCGCGTCAGCCTCGGGGAACGGCGAGCTCAGCCTGGGGTTTCCGGCGCTTTTCGAGCTCGCGGTGCCCTTCTTCTTTTCCCGGATTCCGGACGGCTCCGTGCTGAGCCTGAGCCCGTATCTCTCGGCGGCCTGGGTCGGCATGCTCGCGACCTCGCTGAACCTGCTTCCCGCGGGGCAGCTCGACGGCGGGCACATTTGCTACGCTCTCTCCCGCCGTCTCCACTCCCGCGCCTCCCGCGTAACGCTGATCGGCGTCATCCTTCTGGGGGCGCTGCACCAGGCCTGGGTCGTCTGGGCGGTCATTCTGCTGCTGCTCGGCGACCGGCACCCCCCGCTGCTCGACGAGCGCGAGAATCTGACGGGCGGCAGGAAGGTTCTGGCGATCGTGGCGCTGCTCATTTTTCTGCTTTCGTTCATGCCGGTGCCGATCCAGATCGGCTCCTGA
- a CDS encoding PEGA domain-containing protein, with product MTRRANLGARRKGLWLFVLFLLLSPSWVAARSRSRVSVGFGVAFGVPIYHGYGGVYYPAYYPEDIYYNPPPRPIYAFVDTDIHPEEAEVYLDGKVIGIADDFDGFPGYLAIKPGRHTLQFRHDGYRSLSFNLRLRAGELVDLDRKLPKLSAGESDDLPAPPARRREAASDRSYPSDRRKESSEEDSEVLRVEQGFGVLRLKVLPVAAKVMIDGDFFGTGAEISRLHGGIPLRPGEHRIDVTLAGYRKQVVETKIEVDEESAVQIALKRQ from the coding sequence ATGACGCGCCGCGCCAATCTTGGAGCCAGGCGAAAAGGGCTGTGGCTCTTCGTTTTGTTCCTGCTGCTGTCGCCCTCTTGGGTCGCCGCGCGCTCCAGGTCGAGGGTGTCGGTGGGATTCGGCGTCGCGTTCGGGGTTCCGATCTATCATGGCTACGGCGGTGTCTATTATCCGGCATATTATCCCGAAGACATCTATTACAACCCTCCCCCTCGCCCAATCTACGCCTTCGTGGACACCGACATCCACCCTGAGGAGGCGGAGGTCTACCTCGACGGGAAAGTCATCGGGATCGCGGATGATTTCGATGGATTCCCGGGCTATTTGGCGATCAAACCGGGCCGCCACACCCTGCAGTTCCGGCACGACGGTTACCGCTCTCTTTCATTCAACCTTCGCTTGCGGGCGGGAGAGCTGGTCGATCTGGATCGGAAACTCCCGAAATTGAGCGCGGGGGAATCGGACGACTTGCCGGCTCCTCCTGCGCGGCGTCGCGAGGCCGCGAGCGATCGGTCTTACCCATCGGACCGGCGGAAAGAGAGCTCGGAGGAAGACTCCGAGGTCCTTCGCGTCGAGCAAGGCTTCGGCGTCCTTCGCCTGAAGGTCTTGCCGGTCGCGGCGAAGGTCATGATCGACGGTGATTTCTTCGGGACGGGCGCCGAGATTTCCCGGCTGCACGGAGGAATCCCGCTGCGCCCGGGCGAGCACCGGATCGACGTCACGCTGGCAGGTTACCGGAAGCAGGTCGTCGAGACGAAGATTGAAGTGGATGAGGAGAGTGCCGTTCAGATCGCTCTGAAGCGGCAGTAG
- a CDS encoding HU family DNA-binding protein → MIKTDIINNVAKAADITRIKAVVAVEAVLDAMKESMKRGERIELRGFGVFQVKPRKKGIGRNPRTGLEVRIPPGKTIRFKPGKNLRNLR, encoded by the coding sequence ATGATTAAGACTGACATCATTAATAACGTCGCCAAGGCGGCAGACATCACCCGTATCAAGGCGGTGGTCGCAGTGGAAGCGGTGCTGGACGCGATGAAGGAATCGATGAAACGCGGGGAAAGGATTGAACTGAGAGGCTTCGGTGTGTTTCAGGTCAAGCCCCGGAAGAAAGGGATCGGCCGTAACCCTCGGACCGGCCTGGAGGTGCGGATTCCGCCGGGAAAGACAATCCGATTCAAGCCCGGGAAGAACCTCAGGAATCTACGATAG
- the der gene encoding ribosome biogenesis GTPase Der has translation MKEPLVAIVGAPNAGKSRLFNRLTGGASIVHDQPGVTRDRLLGSCEWAGRRFQLMDTGGWIPGDSDEVASGVGSQVQRGVEQASLLLFLVDGRRGLMPLDQRLAELLRRSGRPILLAVNKVDVEGQEGRLADFFSLGFSEPLAISAEEGRGIGALLDRVLELLGEDEAPAASPGGAEAVGLALVGRPNVGKSTLFNLLVGEERALVSPVPGTTRDPVDAEFSHSGRRYRVVDTAGLRRKGRAEGETVEAQSIQRAMETMKRSELVIALIDALEPATHQDLAVIGACQKMRRPLVVAVNKIDLLRGSPETRRRLEDDVRERLRFTSESPIVLLSALHREGHRRLLEVLERMASETCRRIPTSSLNRALEAALSSRTPSGKRKIPRLYYITQTGASPPSFVVFTNGARIDSTYRRFLEQHLRRSLGFEHVPLSLRFRKKAGQSP, from the coding sequence GTGAAAGAACCGCTTGTCGCAATCGTCGGGGCGCCGAACGCCGGAAAGTCACGCTTGTTCAACCGGCTTACGGGCGGGGCTTCGATCGTTCACGACCAACCCGGCGTCACTCGCGACCGCCTGCTCGGAAGCTGCGAGTGGGCGGGGCGCCGCTTCCAGCTGATGGACACGGGAGGGTGGATTCCCGGAGATTCGGACGAGGTGGCGAGCGGGGTGGGCAGCCAAGTCCAGCGGGGCGTCGAACAGGCTTCTCTTCTCCTGTTCCTGGTGGATGGCCGCCGCGGGCTGATGCCGCTCGATCAACGTCTGGCCGAGCTCCTTCGCCGCAGCGGACGGCCTATCCTCCTGGCGGTGAACAAGGTGGACGTGGAAGGGCAGGAAGGCAGGCTGGCCGATTTCTTTTCCCTCGGCTTTTCCGAGCCTCTGGCAATCTCGGCCGAGGAGGGGAGAGGGATCGGAGCGCTGCTCGATCGGGTCCTGGAGCTTCTCGGTGAAGACGAGGCCCCGGCGGCCTCGCCCGGCGGCGCGGAGGCCGTCGGCCTGGCGCTCGTGGGACGCCCCAACGTCGGGAAGTCGACTCTTTTCAACCTGCTCGTGGGAGAGGAGCGCGCCTTGGTGAGCCCGGTCCCGGGGACAACGCGGGATCCGGTGGACGCGGAGTTCTCCCACTCGGGAAGGCGGTACCGGGTCGTGGACACCGCCGGTCTGAGGAGAAAAGGGCGCGCCGAGGGGGAGACGGTGGAGGCTCAGAGCATCCAGCGTGCCATGGAAACCATGAAGCGCTCCGAGCTGGTGATTGCCCTCATCGATGCCCTGGAGCCGGCCACCCACCAGGACTTGGCGGTGATTGGCGCCTGCCAGAAGATGAGGAGACCCCTCGTGGTCGCGGTCAACAAGATCGATCTCCTCCGGGGTTCACCGGAAACGCGACGCCGTCTGGAAGACGACGTCCGAGAGCGCCTGCGGTTCACTTCGGAGTCTCCGATCGTTCTCTTGTCGGCGCTGCACCGGGAAGGGCATCGCCGGCTGCTGGAGGTTCTCGAGAGAATGGCCTCCGAGACCTGCCGGAGGATCCCGACCTCGTCCTTGAACCGGGCCCTTGAGGCCGCGCTGTCGAGCCGGACTCCTTCGGGGAAGCGCAAGATTCCCCGGCTCTATTACATCACGCAGACCGGCGCCTCCCCCCCGTCCTTCGTCGTGTTCACCAACGGAGCGCGAATCGACTCGACCTACCGTCGCTTTTTGGAGCAGCACCTGCGCCGGAGCCTGGGCTTCGAGCACGTGCCGCTCTCGCTGAGATTCCGGAAAAAAGCCGGCCAGAGCCCCTAA
- a CDS encoding protein-disulfide reductase DsbD domain-containing protein, translating to MNTTRGAISRRGRRAAAFGLLLLAAPAPWSAAAGPPASPVRRIEVLSERDALAAGEREGLAVRVVMSGEYHVNSHVPSEEYLIPTRLSEIPAEGIEWGEWIYPEGEMKRFSFSKTPLRIYEGTFLIRGSLRAAAGAAPATRRLALELRYQSCTREKCLPPRTEKVPFEIRIVPSATPTRRLHPDLFPAAPR from the coding sequence ATGAACACGACGCGTGGAGCGATCTCCCGGCGCGGGCGGCGCGCGGCGGCCTTCGGGCTGCTCCTGCTCGCCGCGCCGGCGCCCTGGAGCGCGGCGGCGGGCCCGCCGGCGTCGCCGGTGCGCCGGATCGAGGTCCTCAGCGAGCGGGACGCCCTCGCTGCGGGAGAGCGGGAGGGCTTGGCCGTGCGCGTCGTCATGAGCGGCGAGTACCATGTGAACAGCCACGTTCCCTCCGAGGAATACCTCATCCCCACCCGGCTGTCGGAGATTCCGGCGGAGGGCATCGAATGGGGGGAGTGGATCTATCCGGAAGGAGAGATGAAGAGGTTCTCGTTTTCGAAGACGCCGCTCAGAATCTATGAGGGGACTTTCCTGATCCGCGGGAGTCTCCGCGCCGCCGCAGGAGCGGCTCCCGCCACGCGCCGGCTCGCTCTCGAGCTTCGTTATCAGTCCTGCACGAGAGAAAAGTGCCTGCCGCCGAGGACCGAGAAGGTCCCCTTCGAGATCCGGATCGTGCCGAGCGCGACGCCGACGCGGCGGCTGCATCCCGACCTGTTTCCCGCCGCGCCGCGCTGA
- the glnA gene encoding type I glutamate--ammonia ligase, whose protein sequence is MKAVDVLKMVKEKSARVLDIKFMDFPGMWQHFSVPIHELSESSFEDGYGFDGSSIRGWRSIHESDMLVIPDPATAMMDPFCDIPTLSVIGNIVDPITKERYTRDPRNVAQKAEAYLQYTGIADVAYFGSEAEFFIFDDIRFDQNEHCSFYYVDSVEGRWNSGREEGPNLGYKPRFKEGYFPVPPSDAFQNLRSEMVRIMEECGLHIEAHHHEVATAGQMEIDIKYDSLTRTADALMLYKYICKNTALRHGKTVTFMPKPIYGDNGSGMHTHQSLWKGGKPLFAGDRYAGLSEMALHYIGGLLKHAPTIVAFAAPTTNSYKRLVPGFEAPVNLAYSRRNRSAAIRIPMYSSSPKAKRIEFRPPDPSCNPYIAYAAMLMAGLDGVENRIDPGEPLDKDIYGLSPQELKKVPSLPGSLEESLKALEKDHAFLLKGDVFTEDVIQTWIEYKFEKEIQPQRLRPTPSEFSLYFDI, encoded by the coding sequence ATGAAAGCGGTCGACGTCCTGAAGATGGTGAAGGAGAAGAGCGCGAGAGTCCTCGACATCAAGTTCATGGATTTTCCGGGGATGTGGCAGCACTTCTCGGTCCCCATCCATGAGCTGTCGGAGTCCAGCTTCGAGGACGGATACGGCTTCGACGGCTCCAGCATCCGCGGCTGGCGCTCCATTCACGAAAGCGACATGCTGGTGATCCCCGATCCCGCCACCGCCATGATGGATCCGTTCTGCGACATTCCGACCCTTTCGGTGATCGGCAACATCGTGGACCCCATCACCAAGGAGCGCTACACGCGGGACCCGCGCAACGTGGCGCAGAAGGCCGAAGCCTACCTGCAGTACACCGGAATCGCCGACGTCGCCTATTTTGGGTCCGAAGCGGAATTCTTCATCTTCGATGACATCCGGTTCGATCAGAACGAGCACTGCTCCTTCTATTACGTGGACTCCGTCGAAGGGCGCTGGAACAGCGGGCGCGAGGAGGGGCCGAACCTGGGCTACAAACCCCGGTTCAAGGAGGGATACTTCCCCGTCCCACCGAGCGACGCCTTCCAGAATCTCCGCAGCGAGATGGTGCGAATCATGGAGGAGTGCGGCCTGCACATCGAAGCCCACCATCACGAAGTGGCCACGGCCGGGCAGATGGAGATCGACATCAAGTACGACTCCCTGACGCGCACCGCCGATGCGCTGATGCTCTACAAATACATCTGCAAGAACACGGCGCTCCGGCACGGGAAGACCGTGACCTTCATGCCGAAGCCGATTTACGGGGACAACGGATCGGGAATGCACACCCACCAGAGCCTGTGGAAGGGCGGCAAGCCTCTGTTCGCGGGGGATCGCTACGCCGGCCTCTCGGAGATGGCGCTGCACTACATCGGCGGCCTGTTGAAGCACGCGCCGACGATCGTCGCCTTCGCCGCGCCCACCACGAATTCCTATAAGAGGCTCGTCCCGGGTTTCGAGGCCCCGGTGAACCTGGCCTACTCGCGGCGCAACCGCTCGGCGGCCATCCGCATTCCGATGTACAGCAGCAGCCCCAAGGCGAAGCGCATCGAGTTCCGCCCTCCCGATCCCTCCTGCAATCCCTACATCGCGTACGCCGCGATGCTCATGGCGGGTCTGGACGGCGTGGAAAACCGCATCGATCCGGGCGAGCCGTTGGACAAGGACATCTATGGCCTCTCCCCGCAGGAGCTCAAGAAGGTCCCTTCGCTTCCGGGATCGCTGGAAGAGTCGCTGAAGGCGCTCGAGAAGGATCACGCCTTCCTTCTCAAGGGAGACGTCTTCACCGAGGACGTAATTCAGACCTGGATCGAATACAAGTTCGAGAAAGAAATCCAGCCCCAGCGGCTCCGGCCGACTCCGTCGGAGTTTTCTCTCTATTTCGACATCTGA